A stretch of Armatimonadota bacterium DNA encodes these proteins:
- a CDS encoding PD-(D/E)XK nuclease family protein, protein MTDFTPQYVLLLERPSGPLSARNIEDYRQCPRKYLLSSFVTREQADTHVGGPAILGRAVRAALLSMYAAGGPDALPLGDLEGIFEDNWDGSACRDSREEEDLHRDGLRMIAAHHAAPLDLPGPLAVDVRLEQEIGGETFVAVADLVAAEGSTVARFTTSRRPPSPAQIARDMPWATLFLLARAAYPAPTVLMADLRRNRTVEVALDAEQVREATQVLVDVAARINADRAFAPVTGKHCQWCRSRKDCPAWQR, encoded by the coding sequence GTGACTGACTTCACTCCCCAGTATGTCCTCCTCCTCGAACGGCCCTCCGGGCCGCTTTCGGCGCGGAATATCGAGGACTACAGACAGTGCCCGCGCAAGTATCTGCTTTCGTCATTCGTGACCCGGGAGCAGGCGGACACTCATGTTGGCGGACCGGCGATCCTGGGGCGAGCGGTGCGAGCCGCATTGCTGTCCATGTATGCCGCAGGTGGTCCCGACGCCCTGCCGCTTGGCGATCTTGAGGGAATCTTCGAAGACAACTGGGACGGGAGCGCCTGCCGGGACAGCCGAGAGGAGGAGGACCTCCACCGTGACGGCCTGCGAATGATCGCCGCTCATCACGCCGCGCCTTTGGACCTCCCCGGCCCGCTTGCCGTGGATGTTCGCCTGGAGCAGGAGATAGGCGGCGAAACATTCGTGGCAGTGGCTGACCTGGTGGCCGCCGAAGGCAGCACCGTGGCGCGATTCACAACCTCGCGCCGACCGCCTTCACCCGCCCAGATCGCCAGAGACATGCCCTGGGCCACGCTGTTTCTGCTGGCGAGGGCCGCATACCCGGCTCCGACCGTGCTCATGGCTGACCTGCGCAGAAACCGGACAGTCGAGGTGGCCCTCGACGCCGAGCAGGTGCGTGAAGCAACGCAAGTGCTGGTCGACGTGGCTGCACGGATCAATGCCGACCGGGCTTTCGCGCCGGTGACCGGGAAGCATTGCCAGTGGTGCCGGTCCAGGAAGGACTGTCCGGCTTGGCAACGTTGA